The Polyodon spathula isolate WHYD16114869_AA chromosome 15, ASM1765450v1, whole genome shotgun sequence genome segment TTGACCCCTTGTCTCTGCATTACAAGTAATCAAGCTCACCCTAAGAACTGTAATGCTCAAACGGCAATGCTTTAGGAGTAAActgtaaacacatatttttaatgtGGAAAACTGTTAATGGATTTAAAGGCGTTGGTCATGGAATCAGACACCAGCAAATTCACTGTGATCCCTGCTCATAAATACCGTCGCAGCAGCCGATCCCAGCATCAGCCCAGCTCCAGCATGGCTGCCACGGTGGatcagtcacattctgcacggggGCATTTCGAAAGAATACCCATAGAAGTGTTTCACATGATACTGGAGTACTTACCAGGTAGGTGCAAATGTACAGCAATCCACCAAAACCAGTTAGACACTACAAGTTTGATATGTTGCCTATCAATGtttcaaaacattattttcaacaTTTCTCCTGAAGAAGatatattcagtatttatttacattacctGTAGCCATCTGCCTGCATGTTAGAAGTACACATGCAGCAAACCCTAAACACACTATCATGCTATTTTACTGTATGCAAAAAAGCTGCTCTGCTCTGCAATAGGTTTTTACTTTCTCATACCACCTTTCGTGTTCATTCTGTCCCTGTTTAGTGAAGGAAATCAGTGCTTTAAGCATGGTGTCGAAAGCCATAAGCAGCTGCATTGCCGGGAGCATTTCCACACTGGCATGGAGAAACAGAATGATGTTACAGGAATTCCACAAGTCTGGGCAGCACAATAAGGATTCCAGTATTCTGGAACACTACAGGGCACTGGGTATGGGGCAAATGCTTTTGTTGTAGATacccatgtacagtatgtgtacatCAATTAATTTGCAATGCATGTCTGtacagtgtaattatatatatatatatatatatatatatatatatatatatatatatatatatatatatatatatattatagctcaTAAGCTCAAGAGCGAGTTTTCCCTTAAATACCCTTTCTGGAAAGACACAGTATTtagtggttatatatatatatatatatatatatatatatatatatatatatatatatatatatatatatatatatatatatatatattttgtgtgtttgtttcttgtgcCAGGTTTGTTGTTCAAGAGATGTACCTTCTTACTGCCAACAAAGGAAAGATTAAAGGTTATTTATAGCAAGCTTTCTCAGGTAAAGAAATATAAACTGTAGGTAAGAATGAGGATGGCTGGTTTGAAGATTTCAAACACATAGTTGGCTAGGGGGGGGGTAcacaggtttaaccctttgcagtccacttattcagtgcttgtcaggtgcgtcaggtctaatttGATTTCAcaacgctgtttattttacatgcgctttaaaacaggtttaaatgtaaAAAGGTTAATGTACCAACCTTACTCCTCAGGATGCCTGAGTTTGAATCTGTTTTCACTCACATGTGAAATGATCTCTGCTGGTCGCAGTGTAGCCCTCAGTTATCAGTAGTCCCTATCATAAACCCTGCCACCCAATTCACCACAGTTATACTCTGACAGGTAGAGGGCCAGAACAGAGTGCCAGGGGGGGTGTTTATATCTGTATTATTGAGTTGCCTTGGATGAGTTTTGCTTTGGATCCTACGTAGCCCTGTCTGCAGCCATTATTCAGTAATGTTGTCTCAACACTTCATGAAACAAGAATTGTACATCCTACTCTTAATTTTAAGTTAACCACATTTCTTGTTCTTGATAACAGCATCTGTCAGTACTGTAGTCATTAGGGGCTCCTAacctataaaacaaatataacatgATTCTTGATTCAGTACACACAAGAGGTGTCTTCACACAATTGCTCAAGCGTGTTTAACTCTtgaattaccatgcaaattttcCTTGGAAACTTTAATTGGAGGTTGACTTAATTCTGGGGATGGAGCTCAATCCCCTTCACTAAGTCCAATTGACTTGCCATTCACAAAAAGAACAAGCATTATTTTGTTTCTAAGTTATGTTCTAAATGTATTTCTCCTCCATCTCTCGAGTAACTTTATTCCCCTTCTGGGGGGCCATGGTCCTCTGTCAATTATTTATCTCTTAGCCGAAGTCAAAAAGCAGAGGGTGGTGTCTTGCGCCAAACTGGCTAATGTTTCCTGTACTGCTTTAATCTATTACATGGAACAAAGCTAAGACTCATTCTTTGAAAGTCGGATTTTCACTTCGCCTTCATTCTTCTTGTTAGCTGCAACTACCACAGAAGTGTGGAAGCACAAGACTGTATTTAATCACCCCTCTGTATTGCATTTCAAACCTGTGTGAACTTTGTTAACCCCAGTCTAGTACTTTTACTGTAGATTCCCTGTTTTACAATGGGACGGTGTACTGCAATGCCAAGATGTTTGGGGTTTGCAAGTTATGGGGTGTTTTTACAGGTAAGACCTTTTGAATAGTATCTGTAAATCCATGTTTAACATTAAATTGTTGTACACATGACTGCTTACAGATTggattttacttttgtatttattacaaatgttatatTGATTTCCGCATACTACAGTAATAAAGTACAGTTCTGTGCAATGTATGaatgataaaactttttttttaaatctgttcaagtttttaatgacattttagttaaaacacaaacatgaataaagtatgttttaaatataattttgttgcacaaaaatgaaaaaatgcattcatgtttggaactgttttttttttaaaacatttttgtttaaagacATTGATAGCTGGCTGGGATGAACTTGAGTGCCATCGCGTCTTCAACTTTCTTTGTGATTTCACAAATCTGTCTCGCAAGATTCACACTGTCGTTACGAGCAAGTCAGGTAGGTGCCTGGTCCTTGCCTTGGGACTTGCCTGCAGTACATCTACCTACAACTGCAGTAAAATGGGCCATTGCATAGCGCAGCAAATCTTGGCACGAGTCATATggtcagaggttttttttttttaaccttgtgtgagttcctttttatttgtataaatattttgtattttggtgCACTTCTGCAGAAATAAGTTACATGAAATGGTTGCTAGTGTACACTACTTTGAACTGCACCGAATAGAATGTTGTATTTATAACAAGCTATTGGTcagtagatttttttgtttgctttgtgtgcTGATGACTGAAGTGTAGAATCGGGTATGCATTTATGGATCGATGCttaatcacactttctgtaaattgcattttttccttcattttcctTTTTCAAGTCAAATTTGTGTTGATACTGCATGCACATTAAACTGAAATCTAACTTTCCTTATATggctttttaaatttgatttgtttttaacacaaatgAATAAGGCAAAGTGCAAAACCATGGCAGTAGCTCCCGAAGGATGCTGTGCTATGGCTCTCTGTATTTTCACAGGTGTATCCCCAAGGATGGAAATACAGATCCGTCTGTTCTGCCGAAATGTCTTACTTGATCACTGGCAGAGCAGCAGGGACACACTCTTCTGGTTGACCAGGATCCTGAAACCCTGGCCGATGGTGAACCAGGCTCGGCTGATCTACATTATCTATGGGCCGCTCACTTTAGATGGTAGACTGCTTATCACTGCAATGATTGTTATGATGTATGGCAAGTCTTTGTCCCTTCCTACGATTGAATCCATTAAGACAGGACTCACAATAAGAGATCTAGTTTTAAAGCCTTAACTATAGTCTTTATATGActcaaaaattaaaaataggaGACAATTAGAAAGAAGTAACTTGAGGATACTTTAGAGACATTGCATTAGTGAGTTGTTAGTTATTAGTTTTGTAGCATTACACAGAATTTTCTTCTTTCAAATAATAGGAGTTGTTTATAGACTGGAGATAACACTGTTTTGTAGTGGGTCGCAGAACATCATTCTGCATTGGTTGTAAGTTTATCAATACAGTTGTGGAATTGCTTTCTCAGTTAAACCTTTTACATGTATCTAAAGGTAAGAGAATTATCTATTCAAAGATACTGAAATAGTGGGGATCTGACTGGGATAAAATGTACCAATTGCATCCTGGCAAGTTTGATTGtctttcacaaacaaaacattaaaaacatggcaCTTTGGTTTATCTACTGCTAATTATACTGTTAGGGATGGGAATAAAGACACCCACTGCATTGCAATTTCAGCCAttccagtttttttattttttgttttgtttgttttgctgtgaacTTAACTAGGCTCATCAATAGAATTATCTGATAAAATTATCTAATTTTGTGtggtgataaaataaaaaatcatgtcTAAATCTATTAGTGAGTCTTACATTTCTATAATATAAAACTCTGACACACTTATCATTGTTTCTGGCTGAAAGCTATTACAATACTTTAGCATTGTAATATTATTGTGTTctctaatgtaatgtaatgtttttaggCAGGATTGGGTGGCAGATGCTGACTGAAGGAGCGGCTGAGGAGAACAATGTGAAGGACATGGCAGATGCAATCAGACTGCTGCATGGTGACCAGGAGACAAAGGAGTGGACAACTGACAGTGTCATCAGTCTCATAGATGAATTATCAGGTGTTTTGCTGTGAGGAAGAAAAGTGTAATAGGGGCAGCACAGAACTAGCActagtaaattatatttaaaacattaatgttTTCATCTCccatttatattacagtacatctgTATACCTGCTCATTTGTTATCGTAACCTATTTgtatattaattacagtattgGTACCCTTTTAGTACATTTAAACTGCCTGTATCAAAATAAATCTGTTGTCTATTAAGGATTGCACTGGACCAATGTAATGTAATCGTTGTTTAGGAAAATTATACCAAGGTCCACAGATACACAACTGGACTGTAGCTTATTGGTTGTACAAATCTTACATCTGGTTATATAACCAGATTTTGTTCCAGTGCAATTATaacacaatttaacaaaaaaatgcagatttgttcaagctaaaaataaattcaacgttttaattaatattactgCATGTTTATGTACAGTAGACCTATCACTGAGCATCCAAATTACGTAGCGTTGTTAACACTGGGCAAAAAATGCTGTGGTCAATAAGCTGTCCATGAAGTCATACTATAATATggaatataaattatttattctgCAAAAAAGTTTACTTAGGGACTTGATTAAAAATTGtgcattaagatttttttttgtaaaataaaatggtttacaataaaagaaatacaaaatcaaataaaataaacctggatttgtatgtgtttgtaattagtatgttttttttttatttttctagctGTCCCTAGTGAGTGGCACCTGGAGAACAGCACGCGGCTGCTGATTCTCTGTGGAAACAGAATCTGCTACACCTCCATGGCCAGTAAAGCAGTGAACGGGCGGGTTAACGAGCTCGCCAGGATGGTTGTTTTCCTGGCCCTGGTGAGTAAAAGGATATTGTCTGTTCTTCTAACAGTTATATATATCATGGTACTTCTGTAAGGTTCCTTTCCTCTTAGTTTGAACGGAGGGGAGCACAATATTACTCAAAAATAGATGTGCTTTGAATTATAACAAAATAGACAAAGGTTTAACATGTATAGGATATTTAGTGTAAGCCAAATAAACCAGGTTAAGCAAGACACACCACCAAGATAATTGTGCCAATAAGGTGGGTTGTTCTATGAAGGTAAAATTAAGTactgtaatacatttatttttgattcTACATGAATGGTAATTTATGACTGCGAATAATTACTAGAAAGAGCGTGTCAGGCTTAAACTCAAAATGTAAAGACGGGCAAGGGGTGTTAATGGATTTTCCTACTGTCTTGTTTTCGGTGGATAGAAGTATCTTCGCCCCACTCAATCAAGTTGGTGCTTGTACATTGATGCGTTGAATTTCCTCAGGTGTGTGAAAAGGATAGCTATTGCATGGACTGGGCAGTGAAAATGATGCAGAAAATCTGCAAGGTGTTCAGCAACGCAGAAGAGAAGTGGAATTTCCTTCAGACAGTGGAGAATGTTTTTTGTCAGGTTACCCTGGAGTTGTATGAATCTGTGATGGCAGGTGAGTTGAGAGGTGATGATGGGAGAAATGCTTTAGAAACCGTGAAACTACAGATACAGTGGtaatgagtacctgcactttctGCTGCTTCTTACTGGTTTACTCACTGACAAGTAAGTGTTAAGTGATCATACACCAGGACAGGGGACACACAATACCTCTGACATAATGTTTGTAACTAAAGGCCACCATGTACGGGGTGATTTTGTTGTCAGCAATTTATCACCAGTGATCTGTTGCGTACAACTTTTTCACCATGCACAGAATGATTTTATCGTCCAATGAGAGACAATGGCGGATGAAGAACTAGAGGTTTTATTTGCTTGTGCAGCTGTTGCTGTGATATTAAAGAGAAAGCATGGATACTTCTCATAAAAGCCAATCAGTTTCTCAATTGACTGCCGTTGCCTCTTAACTACAGATGCCATTTCTCCCTGTCGTTATGAATGACTTTTACCATGTGATATCAACAGCTGAGCTTACTGGTTGATTACGAGCAACTTGTCGCCAAGAATAGAGAAGAGCAACAACATATTTACAATGACAAAATCGGCCAGTGGAACAGCTGGTGAAATAAGTATGTTATTACATAGAAATTACCTGTTACCATAAATAAATGCAGTATGTTCATTTTGacactttctttgtttttaggtGATCGAAACGAAGACACTGACACCTTTCAAAACCTGTGTAATGTTTTGAATGCAAATGCTCATTTTCATACAGAAATCTTGTACACGTTTATCAAAAAGGAATGAAAGAGTCTATGGTACATGTGGTAACAATATTTAACTATAGTTGTAAATAACAGGAAATACTATGTGTTTGAAAAGAAGAGTAGCTGTAATGCATTAAGCTGTTGTTTGTTGCAAAAGCCCCGTATTTTGCAATGTCTTATGTGTTAATTGTACTATTTGAatattattaatgtatgtatattaaaaaagaataataacaacTTTCATGATCACTAATGCGTGTTGGataatataataacacattttaatgcataaGAACTTGAAAGTGTACTAGTATTAGAGCATGACTGAATATATGGTGCTTGGGAAACATTTAATGATTACATGGTTAAgattacagtatttaatgtaatgttgcTGAGCCTGAAATTGAGacaaatttaatataattttttatttatttttattacttttctttatttttattactttctcTGGTGCAAAAGATCAGTAAACTTCTGTCCTGTTCTGTCTGTATCCTAAATTagtgaaatgttgtttttatttgcctTAACAAAAATCTTCAGGATTTTGATCATATTTGCTGGAATACTGTCTGGatgttttattgtatgtatgcatctgtatatatttgtttatttatttatttatttattgattgattgggTGCAAATCTGTTTTGGGAAATaattccaaatacaaaaataaactcaaaaGCACTTTGAAAGAATATGCTGTACTataggtatatatttaaaaaaacaaaacttttaactTCAGTTCTAAATGAGTTCATGTCTTGTTCAACTTGCTGTTTGtgcacaaaatgtaaaaaatatgagcACCATGAATACAGTGTATGTTATGTTATGtggtttcaaattaaaaaacaacaaaaaccaggaggtacAGTACAACAAATAAGTGCCCGTGTAGGTATTTTAGGGCAGTCTTAAATTGTCTGCATATTCAACATATATGCAGTATAAGTCAGGATATGCAACAAGTTTTGAGTGTTCTGTCACCCAGTAAGCAAATTACGTAGCGTTGCTAATTAGATGCAGAGATGGATCTATGGGAAGTAATTATTTGAATTGGGACTCATGTTCTGGATCAGCCAGAGGTGTGTCAGCAGCTCTCTTTTATCACAAGATACTCGGCAGAGACCCGCCCACTGGTTGGTCAGGGATCCACAGCCCTCCAATCCACTTCCATAGTTTCAAATAGCTGCATAATATCAAATGGAActatataacaacaaaaaatgaaaaaataaaagatctccaaaacaaaaaatagaatgcAGACTAGTCAATGCAATTTTAATAAaaggtctttttcttttttttttttttttaaaaagcttatgtTTGTATACATTGTTATATAACATGTTTTACTTCACATTACCCATCCTTACTTGTTTGATTTGCTTGTACATGTTAAGTTATACCACTAAATTTTTTAAAAGTTCATAGCTGTATAAAGCATGTAAAACACAGCATTAGAGTGCCATCTAATGGGCAAAGTATTCACTGTTTTTTCAGACAAAAGCACCTGGCACCCTACACCTGATGTAAGATAATTaatcttgaaatcaggacttaaggGATGTGTTGCAATAAGAATACCTTTGTTAAGAAAGGGAAACAAGACTAAGAACAAGACAAGGCTAAAACATGCACAAGAACAAAGACATTgtactatggaacaatggtcaaaggtgctttagaCTGTTGATGAATAGATAAACACACCTGTTATCAAAcacagttctgttgtcaattcaatgcttgttctattccttaaggatattatcttcaagtattgctcatccttaaGACAtgttttttgggtcttccagtcctgggtttgtcaattaaagATGCTGTTTctctacttgttgattatgctttggataccacaccttgaaaattaagtgatgcaagctatttcactcaatgtttttccttctttatgcaagtcagggTTGTTgtaatagaaaacactagtgtaggctttgagtaaattgttgatgctcataatgcatcagagtagaaaaccatgcaacatgtctaagacttgcacagcagtgtatgtgtgtgtatatatgacaACTACATTTCATTGCAAAAGGACAAGCAGTTCTCAATATaagaacagtaaaaataaaagtacatcaTTATCTAAAATAAACAGAATCAAGACTCCATCAAGTCTCGCTCTACAGAAGTCACTTATACTCCATGTTTTCCCAAGGAAGAATATCACAAGTCTACCTGAGTGAAACAATTGTTTCTGATCCAACAGGATTCACCTGGCGCAGTCGTTCCAGAGAATTAGATAAAGAGCCATCTGTTGTTTAGTGTCATCATTTCCTTTTGAATTTtaatagtaacttttttttaacgtTTACATTTAAGATTACTTATGAGTTCACTGATATTTCTGTCTGTTTGGCTTTAATAGGCAGAAAAAGTTCAACCAAAAAAAGacaccaaaagaaaaaagaggacaaaaaaagttaaaaaaatgaaacaaatttgtAATCGTTATGCaccatatacacatacataatttattttgcCCTACTGTAAAGTATTTTGCAAAATAGTGTCAGTAAAAATATGAATGGTAAAGTACAGTATTCTAGCAATCCTGTCACCGTCCAATTTACTGAGCAGCTTTAAAAGTGCACTAGGGTGACATATAAATTACAATACTCCATTATTAAGAACACAACTAAGAATGTAAATAACTTTATATAactttatatctatatatatatatatatatatatatatatatatatatatatatatatatatatatatatatatatatacacacacacacacacacacatattacataCATAATATTTAGTTAAAAGACACTCAAACTAGAAACAAACAGCACCTTTACATACGTATAGCCAATACATAGCAGTACTGcctaaaatacacaatacaaaaaaaataacaatattgcaGTAGTGTAAGTATTTAATCTACATGTGTCATGGTCCAATACTTCCAAACAAATTTAGTTTTCTTAGACATATTAACAGTACAGCAGTGAACAGAGGTGAAGAGTTATTTGATGACATGGACACTGGATTTCTGTATGTTTTCCAGTTGACATAAGTGAAAGATGCTCTTACAGATCAGAAAACTATCAAGCTGGGAATAGCCTAATGATACCTGTTCAGAAAAGTAAGCAATAAATATCCCTGCTTCTCCATTCTAACTTAAAGAGCTTCTTTCTGCTGGCCACATCTCTAAAGAGaatattgcaaattaaaaaaagttagaTGGTATTATGAAGAAATGTTGTCAGATGTTATTTGTCTCTGCACACTGCAGGTGGCTTTGATCCTGGTTTCCATTTACTCACTAAGTATATgctgcaatttaaaagtaaacagaTTGATATTAATGGGAGGTGGGCTTAGCTTCATCACATTCTTGTGTGGCATGCTCCTACTGGCCTTTCACGTCTTCATCATTCTGATCTGATCTGGTAATATAAAGAGATTGTCTTAGAAAAGGAAGGGGGTAGTCATATAAGATGTTTGTTGTGGCAGTCCCCCCGCCTTTTATGTACAGATCGTCCCAGTAACATACATTTCCACTAGGAGGCAATGATGCACatataaacagattattttaaccaggcaacaatttaaaagtattattatacttatttctTCAGAATATGTACAATGAAAATGATTCAGAAAAGGTTTATATGCACTTTTGGAATATCCAAAACTGCTGTTGCTACTGatacaaccagaaaaaaaaaatgaaaaaagcaagtTTCGGAATATAAT includes the following:
- the LOC121327740 gene encoding F-box only protein 47-like — encoded protein: MDLKALVMESDTSKFTVIPAHKYRRSSRSQHQPSSSMAATVDQSHSARGHFERIPIEVFHMILEYLPVKEISALSMVSKAISSCIAGSISTLAWRNRMMLQEFHKSGQHNKDSSILEHYRALGLLFKRCTFLLPTKERLKVIYSKLSQIPCFTMGRCTAMPRCLGFASYGVFLQTLIAGWDELECHRVFNFLCDFTNLSRKIHTVVTSKSGVSPRMEIQIRLFCRNVLLDHWQSSRDTLFWLTRILKPWPMVNQARLIYIIYGPLTLDGRIGWQMLTEGAAEENNVKDMADAIRLLHGDQETKEWTTDSVISLIDELSAVPSEWHLENSTRLLILCGNRICYTSMASKAVNGRVNELARMVVFLALVCEKDSYCMDWAVKMMQKICKVFSNAEEKWNFLQTVENVFCQVTLELYESVMAGDRNEDTDTFQNLCNVLNANAHFHTEILYTFIKKE